The following are encoded together in the Bactrocera neohumeralis isolate Rockhampton chromosome 6, APGP_CSIRO_Bneo_wtdbg2-racon-allhic-juicebox.fasta_v2, whole genome shotgun sequence genome:
- the LOC126763214 gene encoding uncharacterized protein LOC126763214 — translation MHILMATAEALGHCTSDLVVNRSTLHRLREEHRRKETQRIQESFIDKLSDTQAMVVHWDGKVLPDLIGKIKVERIAVLVSYNGESKFLGAPKLISATGENIATAVFDTLSKWNILDRVEGMSFDTTSTNTGPTNGACAQLQRMLGRNLLTLPCRHHILEIYLRSVFDLHFKVTQAPEVSIFERFAKAWPNIDTSSFKSGLDCEDIKSHISDGICNDIKQFCHSQLQKTFVRADYEEFLRLVLTCTLDVKGDIFLENISFS, via the exons ATGCACATTCTGATGGCGACTGCAGAAGCATTGGGCCATTGCACTAGCGACTTGGTAGTCAATCGTTCTACTCTCCATAGACTGAGGGAAGAGCATCGCAGAAAAGAAACACAGAGGATTCAAGAGAGTTTTATTGACAAA CTAAGTGATACACAAGCAATGGTCGTCCACTGGGATGGTAAAGTATTGCCAGAtctaattggaaaaataaaagttgagcGAATTGCAGTGCTTGTTAGTTATAATGGCGAATCCAAATTTCTAGGCGCTCCAAAACTTATATCTGCCACTGGTGAAAATATAGCTACAGCCGTTTTTGATACACTTAgtaaatggaatattttagatCGCGTAGAAGGCATGTCTTTTGACACCACGTCCACTAATACTGGTCCAACGAATGGAGCATGCGCTCAATTGCAACGCATGTTAGGAAGAAATTTGTTGACGTTACCATGCCGTCACCACATTCTAGAAATATACTTACGTAGTGTATTTGACCTGCATTTCAAAGTGACTCAAGCACCCGAAGTCTCAATTTTCGAGAGATTTGCCAAAGCCTGGCCAAATATTGACACTTCATCATTTAAGAGTGGGCTCGACTGTGAAGATATAAAATCTCATATAAGTGATGGCATCTGCAATGACATCAAACAATTTTGTCATTCACAattacaaaaaacttttgttcgTGCTGACTACGAAGAATTTTTACGTCTAGTACTTACATGCACGTTGGATGTCAAAGGGGATATATtccttgaaaatatttctttttcgtgA